Proteins encoded within one genomic window of Prauserella marina:
- a CDS encoding HAD family hydrolase — MEKPRLIASDVDGTLLSSVTSLSDRTVGVVGRAVGDGVPFVLVSGRPPRWIPQVAEQAGLTGYAVCANGAVLYDISADRVVDVHGLLDPVLLNDVADAVSFAIPGCRLAAERVGTHAIDRDLKNFVIETDYYNPWGDGEGSVVPRAEVLGHAAVKLLVSHQSMTSDEMAEAARAVLRDSVDITFSSGGGLIELAAPGVTKATGLAEVAQRFTLGAEGIIAFGDMPNDLDMLRWAGHGVAVANAHPTLLEAADEITGPNSEDGVAQVLERWF; from the coding sequence GTGGAAAAACCCCGGCTCATCGCTTCCGACGTGGATGGAACCCTGCTGTCGTCTGTCACCAGCTTGAGTGATCGCACCGTCGGGGTCGTGGGGAGGGCCGTCGGCGACGGGGTGCCTTTCGTGCTGGTCAGCGGCCGTCCGCCGAGGTGGATCCCGCAGGTCGCCGAGCAGGCTGGGCTCACCGGCTACGCCGTGTGCGCCAACGGCGCCGTGCTCTACGACATCTCGGCCGACCGCGTGGTCGACGTCCACGGCCTGCTCGACCCCGTCCTGCTGAACGACGTCGCCGACGCGGTGTCCTTCGCCATCCCCGGTTGCCGGCTCGCCGCCGAGCGGGTCGGCACGCACGCGATCGACCGCGACCTGAAGAACTTCGTCATCGAAACCGACTACTACAACCCGTGGGGCGACGGCGAGGGCTCGGTCGTGCCGCGCGCCGAGGTACTGGGGCACGCGGCGGTGAAACTGCTGGTCAGTCACCAGTCGATGACGTCGGACGAGATGGCGGAGGCGGCGAGGGCGGTACTGCGCGACTCGGTGGACATCACGTTCTCCTCCGGCGGGGGGCTCATCGAGCTGGCCGCGCCGGGAGTCACCAAGGCCACCGGACTCGCCGAGGTCGCGCAGCGGTTCACCCTCGGAGCCGAGGGGATCATCGCCTTCGGGGACATGCCGAACGACCTCGACATGCTGCGCTGGGCCGGGCACGGCGTCGCCGTCGCCAACGCGCATCCCACGCTGCTGGAGGCCGCCGACGAGATCACAGGGCCCAACTCCGAGGACGGGGTCGCCCAGGTACTCGAACGCTGGTTCTGA
- a CDS encoding LLM class flavin-dependent oxidoreductase: MRVGIVILPEDRWWAAEPKWRAAEEYGFDHAWTYDHLGWRTLVDGPWFGAVPTLSAAAMVTSRIRLGTYVASPNFRHPLPFMRELITIDDLADGRLIVGVGAGGVGYDVNVFEGEDLSPKVRTDRFIEFVDTLDGLLRTDEFDHEGPNYTVKGARNLPGPVRRPRPPFLIAANGKRTMRLAARQGDGWVTTGKPSESQEDWWRAVRELSAGFDDALLAEGRDPATIDRYLSLDAGPVFSLSSVEAFTDAVGRAAELGFTDIVAHWPRGGEPYHGRESVLETVADEVLPRLNGSSRAGDAGEKPDSGDEGVNGKG; the protein is encoded by the coding sequence GTGCGTGTTGGCATTGTGATCCTGCCCGAGGACCGGTGGTGGGCAGCCGAACCGAAGTGGCGGGCGGCCGAGGAATACGGCTTCGACCACGCCTGGACCTACGACCACCTCGGCTGGCGCACGCTGGTCGACGGGCCGTGGTTCGGCGCGGTGCCGACACTGAGCGCGGCAGCCATGGTCACGTCCCGTATCCGGCTCGGTACCTATGTGGCTTCCCCGAACTTCCGGCATCCGCTTCCGTTCATGCGGGAACTGATCACGATCGACGACCTCGCCGACGGGCGGCTCATCGTCGGTGTCGGCGCGGGCGGCGTCGGCTACGACGTGAACGTCTTCGAAGGCGAAGATCTCAGCCCCAAGGTGAGGACCGACCGGTTCATCGAGTTCGTCGACACGCTCGACGGACTGCTGCGGACCGACGAGTTCGACCACGAAGGCCCGAATTACACCGTCAAGGGCGCCCGCAACTTGCCGGGCCCCGTGCGGCGGCCTCGTCCACCGTTCCTCATCGCCGCCAACGGAAAACGCACGATGCGGCTCGCCGCGCGGCAGGGCGACGGCTGGGTCACCACCGGTAAGCCGAGCGAGAGCCAGGAGGACTGGTGGCGGGCGGTGCGTGAGCTTTCGGCAGGCTTCGACGACGCGTTGCTCGCCGAGGGCCGCGATCCGGCCACCATCGACAGGTACCTGAGTCTCGACGCGGGCCCTGTCTTCTCGCTTTCCAGCGTCGAGGCGTTCACCGACGCGGTGGGAAGGGCCGCCGAACTGGGCTTCACCGACATCGTCGCGCACTGGCCGCGTGGGGGAGAGCCGTACCACGGAAGGGAGTCGGTGCTGGAGACCGTCGCCGACGAGGTGCTGCCCAGACTCAACGGCAGCAGCCGTGCGGGTGACGCGGGCGAGAAACCGGACTCGGGAGACGAAGGGGTCAACGGCAAGGGCTGA
- the glf gene encoding UDP-galactopyranose mutase, with amino-acid sequence MSAHTNSAENNEGGYAGYDLIVVGSGFYGLTVAERAASLLDKRVLVLERRHHIGGNAYSEEEPETGIEVHNYGAHLFHTSNKRVWDYVNQFTDFTGYQHRVFAKYQGQVYAFPMNLALINQFFGKSHTPDEARALIAEQSSEIDTKSAQNLEEKAVSLIGRPLYEAFVRGYTAKQWQTDPRELAASIITRLPVRYDFNNRYFNDTYEGLPVDGYTAWLKRMADHPNIEVRLNVDYFDIRDQIPEGTPTVYTGPLDRYFEYSEGRLGWRTLDFEQEVVPTGDYQGTSVMNYNDEEVPYTRIHEFRHFHPERDYPADKTVIVREYSRFAKEDDEPYYPINTPEDRDKLERYRELAKAEAKERNVLFGGRLGTYKYLDMHMAIGSALSSFDNKIAPHLTDGAPLDGSIDA; translated from the coding sequence GTGAGCGCGCACACCAACTCCGCAGAAAACAATGAGGGCGGTTACGCCGGATATGACCTGATCGTGGTCGGTTCCGGTTTTTACGGCCTTACCGTCGCAGAACGAGCGGCCAGCCTGCTCGACAAGCGAGTCCTCGTCCTCGAACGACGGCACCACATCGGTGGCAACGCCTATTCGGAAGAGGAACCCGAAACCGGCATCGAGGTGCACAACTACGGTGCCCACCTCTTCCATACCTCGAATAAGCGGGTATGGGACTACGTCAACCAATTCACGGACTTCACCGGTTACCAACACCGGGTTTTCGCGAAATATCAGGGACAGGTTTATGCCTTCCCGATGAACCTCGCGTTGATCAACCAGTTCTTCGGCAAGTCGCACACGCCGGACGAGGCTCGCGCGCTCATTGCCGAGCAGTCCAGCGAAATCGACACCAAGTCGGCGCAGAACCTCGAAGAGAAGGCCGTCTCGCTGATCGGCCGCCCGCTGTACGAGGCATTCGTCCGCGGCTACACGGCGAAGCAGTGGCAGACCGACCCGAGGGAACTCGCGGCTTCGATCATCACGCGCCTTCCGGTCCGCTACGACTTCAACAACCGGTACTTCAACGACACCTACGAGGGTCTTCCCGTCGACGGCTACACGGCGTGGTTGAAGCGCATGGCCGACCACCCGAACATCGAGGTGCGGCTGAACGTCGACTACTTCGACATCAGGGACCAGATCCCCGAGGGAACGCCCACCGTGTACACGGGCCCGCTCGACCGGTACTTCGAGTACTCGGAGGGAAGGCTCGGCTGGCGCACGCTCGACTTCGAGCAGGAAGTGGTGCCCACCGGCGACTACCAGGGCACGTCGGTCATGAACTACAACGACGAGGAAGTGCCCTACACGCGCATCCACGAGTTCCGGCACTTCCACCCGGAGCGGGACTACCCGGCCGACAAGACGGTCATCGTGCGGGAGTACTCCAGGTTCGCCAAGGAGGACGACGAGCCGTACTACCCGATCAACACGCCGGAGGACAGGGACAAGCTCGAACGCTACCGCGAGCTGGCCAAGGCGGAAGCCAAGGAGCGCAACGTGCTCTTCGGTGGCAGGCTCGGTACGTACAAGTACCTCGACATGCACATGGCGATCGGTTCGGCGCTCTCCTCCTTCGACAACAAGATCGCTCCCCACCTGACCGACGGCGCCCCACTGGACGGATCCATCGATGCTTGA
- a CDS encoding phosphatase PAP2 family protein, with the protein MLESATPKGELAVLAGVQKAIAKPATVKAARGLSHFGEHSAGWFALGLVGAAVDKERRKDWLTAAVGVVGAHAASIAVKRVVRRPRPDHPAVEVGVGTPSKLSFPSSHATSTTAAAVLYSGLTGRNLVPALVPPMLASRLVLGVHYPSDVLAGAALGATVGGVLRRKLNLRKRKPR; encoded by the coding sequence ATGCTTGAGAGCGCCACACCAAAGGGTGAACTCGCGGTTCTCGCCGGAGTGCAGAAGGCCATCGCGAAGCCCGCGACCGTCAAGGCCGCGCGGGGGCTTTCGCACTTCGGCGAGCACAGCGCGGGCTGGTTCGCGCTCGGCCTCGTCGGCGCCGCCGTCGACAAGGAACGGCGCAAGGATTGGCTGACAGCGGCGGTGGGAGTGGTCGGAGCGCACGCGGCTTCCATCGCCGTGAAGCGCGTCGTCCGCAGGCCACGGCCCGACCATCCGGCCGTCGAGGTCGGGGTCGGCACGCCGAGCAAGCTCAGCTTTCCCTCTTCGCACGCGACCTCCACGACAGCGGCCGCCGTGCTGTACTCCGGGCTGACGGGGCGTAACCTCGTCCCCGCACTCGTGCCGCCGATGCTGGCTTCAAGGCTTGTGCTCGGCGTGCACTACCCGTCGGACGTGCTCGCAGGCGCAGCACTGGGGGCCACGGTCGGCGGGGTTCTGCGTCGAAAGCTCAACTTACGAAAGCGGAAGCCACGATGA
- a CDS encoding decaprenyl-phosphate phosphoribosyltransferase, with protein MSETTERAEVSGGDTAGKKGPMGTAFGVLKTARPRQWVKNVLVLAAPFTAAEITNLTVLRGALIAFVAFSLVASSVYLINDAVDVDADREHPTKRNRPIAAGIVPIPLAYGAAAAFFAAGCAVSLLADWRLLIVLVVYEAIQLGYCFGLKHQPVVDLAIVASGFLMRLIAGGVATGIALSQWFLLVTAFGSLFMVAGKRYAELMLFERTGAKIRSSLKKYSASYLRFMWATAAAILIMSYSLWAFEQEQRVQGSVWSVISMVPFVVAVLRYAVDVDGGNAGEPEEIALKDRVLQVLGASWVVTLVFSYYL; from the coding sequence ATGAGTGAGACGACCGAGCGTGCCGAGGTGAGCGGGGGCGATACCGCCGGTAAGAAGGGGCCCATGGGCACCGCTTTCGGCGTGTTGAAGACCGCGCGACCCCGGCAGTGGGTGAAGAACGTACTGGTGCTGGCGGCGCCGTTCACGGCTGCCGAGATCACCAACTTGACAGTGCTGCGGGGCGCGCTCATCGCGTTCGTGGCCTTCTCGCTCGTCGCCTCCTCGGTCTATTTGATCAACGATGCCGTCGACGTCGATGCCGACCGCGAGCACCCGACCAAGCGCAACAGGCCCATCGCGGCAGGGATCGTGCCGATCCCGCTCGCCTACGGCGCCGCGGCCGCGTTCTTCGCGGCAGGGTGTGCGGTCAGCCTCCTCGCCGACTGGCGGCTGTTGATCGTGCTGGTGGTGTACGAAGCCATCCAGCTCGGCTACTGCTTCGGGCTCAAGCACCAGCCGGTCGTTGATCTCGCGATCGTCGCCTCCGGCTTCCTCATGCGGCTCATCGCGGGTGGTGTCGCGACCGGTATCGCGCTTTCCCAGTGGTTCCTGCTGGTGACGGCGTTCGGCTCGCTGTTCATGGTCGCCGGCAAGCGGTACGCGGAACTGATGCTCTTCGAGCGCACCGGCGCGAAGATCCGCTCGTCGCTGAAGAAGTACTCGGCGAGCTACCTGCGCTTCATGTGGGCCACCGCGGCGGCGATCCTGATCATGTCGTACTCGCTGTGGGCCTTCGAGCAGGAGCAGCGGGTTCAAGGATCGGTGTGGAGCGTCATCTCGATGGTGCCGTTCGTCGTCGCCGTCCTGCGCTACGCGGTCGACGTGGACGGCGGAAACGCGGGTGAGCCAGAGGAAATCGCGCTCAAGGACAGGGTGTTGCAGGTCCTCGGCGCGTCCTGGGTGGTCACCCTGGTGTTCTCGTACTACCTCTGA
- a CDS encoding arabinosyltransferase domain-containing protein — translation MGSRRWTIAGLGLFAALSAVLFVLAPVDQDVTTYEWPSAGTTESTALPLLPYEPERLDVEFGCADAAALGGTGTVLSTDPPGAEPDKDAPALRASVADGLLTVAVGEKRLASFELSGDCTVTIRSGEETTSVSVNGEERGRADLVPSVSGLFTDLSGQTGLHATVVPDTRYESSPSALKIAFGALAIGALLSMLFALRRWEAPFRRHVRLLPPRWWRPTLPDAVVVLTLVTWTIIGASTVDDGYIITMIQSASDTGFVGNYYRWFNAPESPFSWFYELYRPFAELSAATWWMRVPSLVLGLASWFLIDRVLLRRFAKAPALTARWTAAVVFLLWYLAFGIGLRPEPWIVLGSLAVFALVERALATRSLGTLCIALVVAGATLTITPTGVAAVIPFLVALPGIFRLLRDRGVLSVFAVLAAALSALLFMFYDQTLSTVLHSTEVRTAIGPSFGMLDEGKRYEDLFDALQGGLNRRMPLMLMWFAMAMLVVLLLARRAPRLAARPTIRLVGASALFFGALAFTPTKYTHHFGALAGFGTLLVAVLVHTIVRGALRRNWERSAVLVLLGLTVWIGLDAPLRWWFLSGLNVKWNLVVPGVSDISAATIVLVGAIVLALAGLVGAWRWLRQPGWLIAAVAAATVLVEVATMAHAMVPRWDTYTTGRANLASLSGGGNCGVEDWLRLEPDIRAGLLTETSPPTLDGFTRNAGFPAELRPLEPYGGDEAPVWGADGVVGSLTTGWYPLPEGAGAPGSPPLVVPATGKGSVSATVQFAGPDGTVTRESRVWLDSDPEWQDYRFDPKDATRVRVVADNTEGRGWIAVGTPRLPKVVPTTDVVPVSEPVMLDWVSAFTLSCRTSARLHDGIVEPVRYRFAAGPQSRALGSVSFVSAPGGTYAKLFESAEQVPVPTYLTGDKLFEPISVFRLDYPVPMRDLTVGKATR, via the coding sequence GTGGGTTCTCGCCGTTGGACGATCGCAGGGCTTGGACTGTTCGCCGCGCTGAGCGCCGTGCTGTTCGTACTGGCACCTGTCGATCAGGACGTCACGACATACGAATGGCCGTCGGCGGGCACGACGGAAAGCACCGCGCTTCCGCTGTTGCCTTACGAGCCGGAACGGCTCGATGTCGAGTTCGGCTGCGCGGATGCCGCAGCGCTCGGTGGAACCGGAACCGTGTTGTCCACCGATCCGCCGGGAGCGGAGCCGGACAAGGACGCCCCGGCGCTGCGCGCGAGCGTGGCCGATGGCCTGCTCACCGTTGCGGTTGGCGAGAAGCGGCTGGCGAGCTTCGAGCTCTCCGGGGATTGCACCGTCACGATCCGGTCCGGCGAAGAGACGACCTCGGTGTCGGTGAACGGCGAAGAGCGTGGCCGCGCGGACCTGGTGCCCTCGGTGAGCGGACTGTTCACCGATCTCTCCGGACAGACGGGCCTGCACGCCACCGTCGTGCCCGACACGAGGTACGAATCGAGCCCCAGTGCGCTGAAGATCGCATTCGGCGCGCTCGCGATCGGCGCGCTCCTTTCCATGCTGTTCGCCCTTCGGCGCTGGGAAGCGCCCTTTCGCAGGCACGTGCGGTTGCTGCCCCCACGCTGGTGGCGGCCGACGCTCCCGGACGCCGTCGTCGTGCTCACGCTCGTGACGTGGACGATCATCGGCGCGTCCACAGTCGACGACGGCTACATCATCACGATGATCCAATCGGCGAGCGACACCGGTTTCGTCGGCAACTACTACCGGTGGTTCAACGCGCCGGAGTCGCCGTTCAGCTGGTTCTACGAGCTGTACCGGCCGTTCGCCGAACTCAGCGCGGCGACCTGGTGGATGCGGGTGCCTTCGCTCGTGCTCGGCCTCGCGTCGTGGTTCCTGATCGACAGGGTGCTGCTGCGCAGGTTCGCGAAGGCCCCCGCCCTCACCGCGCGCTGGACGGCGGCCGTCGTTTTCCTGCTGTGGTACCTCGCTTTCGGCATCGGCCTTCGGCCCGAACCGTGGATCGTGCTCGGCTCGCTCGCCGTGTTCGCGCTCGTGGAGAGGGCACTGGCGACTCGCTCGCTCGGCACGCTCTGCATCGCGCTCGTCGTCGCGGGCGCGACGCTGACCATCACGCCGACCGGCGTCGCCGCCGTCATCCCGTTCCTCGTGGCCCTTCCCGGCATCTTCCGGTTGCTGCGCGACCGGGGTGTGCTTTCGGTGTTCGCCGTGCTCGCGGCCGCGTTGTCCGCGCTGCTGTTCATGTTCTACGACCAGACCCTGTCGACCGTGCTGCACTCGACCGAGGTGCGCACGGCGATCGGCCCCTCCTTCGGCATGCTGGACGAGGGCAAGCGCTACGAGGATCTTTTTGACGCACTGCAAGGTGGTCTGAACCGGCGGATGCCGCTCATGCTCATGTGGTTCGCGATGGCGATGCTCGTCGTGCTCCTGCTCGCGCGCAGGGCACCCCGCCTCGCCGCGCGCCCAACCATCAGGCTGGTCGGCGCGAGCGCGCTCTTCTTCGGCGCGCTCGCCTTCACGCCCACCAAGTACACGCACCACTTCGGCGCGCTCGCCGGTTTCGGGACGCTGCTCGTCGCGGTGCTGGTACATACCATTGTCAGGGGCGCGCTGCGGCGGAACTGGGAACGCTCGGCCGTGCTCGTCCTGCTGGGGCTCACCGTGTGGATCGGCCTCGACGCTCCGCTCCGCTGGTGGTTCCTCTCCGGACTCAACGTCAAGTGGAACCTCGTCGTACCGGGAGTCTCCGACATCTCCGCCGCGACGATCGTGCTGGTCGGCGCGATCGTGCTCGCGCTGGCCGGGCTCGTCGGCGCGTGGCGGTGGCTGCGGCAACCCGGCTGGCTGATCGCCGCCGTCGCGGCGGCGACTGTACTGGTCGAGGTCGCCACGATGGCACATGCGATGGTGCCCCGCTGGGACACCTACACGACGGGAAGGGCCAACCTCGCCTCGCTGTCCGGAGGCGGCAATTGCGGTGTCGAGGACTGGTTGCGGCTCGAACCCGACATCCGGGCCGGACTGCTCACCGAGACCTCGCCGCCCACGCTGGACGGCTTCACGCGCAACGCGGGCTTCCCGGCCGAACTGCGCCCGCTCGAACCCTATGGCGGCGACGAGGCTCCAGTGTGGGGCGCTGACGGCGTCGTCGGCTCACTGACGACCGGCTGGTACCCGTTGCCGGAGGGCGCGGGAGCGCCCGGCTCACCACCGTTGGTGGTGCCGGCGACCGGCAAGGGCTCCGTCTCGGCGACCGTGCAGTTCGCGGGCCCCGACGGCACCGTGACCCGCGAATCCAGGGTGTGGCTCGACAGCGACCCCGAATGGCAGGACTACCGCTTCGACCCGAAGGACGCGACGCGGGTCAGGGTCGTCGCCGACAACACGGAGGGAAGAGGCTGGATCGCGGTGGGCACCCCACGGTTGCCGAAGGTGGTTCCCACCACCGACGTCGTGCCGGTCTCCGAGCCGGTCATGCTCGACTGGGTCAGCGCGTTCACCCTGTCCTGCCGTACCTCGGCCCGGTTGCACGACGGGATCGTGGAGCCGGTGCGCTACCGCTTCGCGGCCGGTCCCCAGTCGCGCGCGCTCGGCAGCGTGTCCTTCGTTTCGGCGCCGGGCGGCACCTACGCCAAGCTGTTCGAGTCGGCCGAGCAGGTTCCCGTGCCCACCTATCTGACAGGGGACAAGCTGTTCGAGCCGATCAGCGTGTTCCGGCTCGACTACCCGGTGCCGATGCGCGACCTCACCGTCGGCAAGGCGACCAGGTAG